The following are encoded together in the Solenopsis invicta isolate M01_SB chromosome 14, UNIL_Sinv_3.0, whole genome shotgun sequence genome:
- the LOC105199239 gene encoding protein sidekick isoform X2, whose protein sequence is MRVASGVRRGRGADRRDWREPARASAASILRAAAVSEGAAGHDGGEEGGRRRRGGGGGGGGGSEVNVAQRRGERMVQRPAAAAASARTRGLLAGVCLVWIIGGICATEPLQEPRFTNQPSSSGNILSENRTKFLQCQARGNPQPKYKWFKNGMPLNNELTSGPYFRIHSTRREDAGVYHCVATNDVGSIFSDRLAFAVAYMGTFDDLTEKVVTVESGSAAILELPPIESHPIPDVTWFSSDGTPLYGIKYATTHHTLIILNASENDEGTYRAKAINTQLGKEEISPFFKLQVTGDPNAEVAPTIIVKPQDTQIVKDQDVTHINCIANARSLHELRTLWMKDGIPIENSRISYSFNDSWNRTLALISANITYTGIYSCHVDLRSGGYPIVNASAKIVVYEKPTFITELKRETLSDYGSTVTLPCDANGVPSPTITWFRNAEPVDHLLGTRYVIEEDGSLTIKKLTMDDSGMFQCLASNEAGESSSYTWLKAKKGLRSRLRNRVARWAAGYNVVRIRQSDRRFMFSQYPNTSGPIMENGPQNLTVLDGKDATLSCNAIAAPKPNATWYYNDMIPVEIAGRVQVLDNGDLLIAAVKSYDAGKYTCIRANEAGSVNGSAYLTVMVRTQIIQPPVDTSVLLGRTAELQCKVSNDPSVVYDMAWFHNGQVINTQASQRVKMRSDGTLEIVTVRASDVGEYTCSVVSPGGNETRSARLSVIELPFPPINVVATRVERISPRTINVTWVPGFDGNSPTKKFIVQRREVSDLGPIHDPILNWVTERDNVSATSRWVLLNNLKAAASYQFRVSAENSVGEGPSSAASNIVVLPQEPPSGPPIGFVGSARSSSEIITQWQPPLEEYRNGHILGYILRYTLFGYNDSPWTMQNITNEAQRNYLITDLITWKDYEVQIAAYNEKGVGVYSKGLQIKTREGVPEAPPTNVKTKAVNSTAVKVWWKPPNPQKINGINQGYKLQAWIGGNFTEANEYKSMTVPPSLFDPLAEQNTIMTGLRKYTQYNITVLCFTDPGDGERSSPVEIRTREDVPEEVENLQFEDISDRALTVKWNRPKEINGILTHYQLKYMIKDIPDSLRVENFTADVLSTKVEHLQALTHYKFEVTAWTSVGPGRAKIATIQSGVEPVLPEPPTKLALSNIDAFSIVLQFTPGFDGNSSITKWTVEAQTARNSTWYIIYEVSDPDASTITVGGLTPFMQYKLRLIANNVVGASQPSEPTKEFQTIQAPPSHPPKNVTVRAMSATELRVRWIPLQQIEWYGNPRGYNVTYTEVRSNISKSSIIEDHTANSYVLENMEEYADYEIVMQAFNDVGSSIASPKAIERTRESVPSLGPINVEANATSSTTILVRWGDVPVEHQNGQIEGFKVYYGANSRSTFQYKNIPSNTTFTTTLTELRKFVQYHVQVLAYTRLGDGALSIPPVRVQTFDDTPGSPSNVSFPDVSLTTARIIWDTPEDPNGEILAYKVMFHLNSSQDRQFSKEFPASDRTFRATGLESEQYYMFSVTAQTRLGWGKTAYALVFTTNNRERPQAPSVPQVSKSQIQSRQITFSWTPGRDGFAPLRYYTVQQSENSGPFQIIPERVEPTLTSYTANNLKPYTHYQFRIQATNDIGPSEWSNESAQVQTLPAAPSKGVTGLKVVPITTSSVEVHWNMIDEVYWSGDYETGGYRVVYQPVSDFPTPLQTTPKEEILGIKETKMVLSDLTEDRYYEIVVLPFNSEGEGPPSPPVTVYVGEAVPTGEPQYLKAEPISSTEVLLRWKPPQANMQNGDLLGYKIFYLVTDSPQTLEKKQEEEIEVVPASCLTHNLVFLDKYTEYRIQVLAFNPAGDGPRSPPITARTKQDIPGPPYYLQFNEITMTSLRVSWKPPKLRNGEIVGYIVTYETAEQNDRFSKQVKQKVTETSLLIQPLEEEVTYTFMVRAQTIDFGPPISGNVTTGPQEGSPMEPSNLSVTKTVSSVELQWTNGASGKGPILGYYIETRRKAMEEWQHYDSRWQTIIRTSNGPLTEYTVSYQNLLPSTSYLFRVISYNRYGISYPAYSTETILTPSKLYLEYAYLQHRPFYRQTWFMVTLAAVSIIIIIMVIAILCVKSKSYKYKQEAQKTLEESMAMDADDRQESDLELYRSRQGTGGAINTASGTLGKRNTLARKAMHPPPPTMLGKSPPRPSPASVAYHSDEESLKGYDENPDDSSVTEKPSEISSTDSQGSESENESVQSDPHSFVNHYANVNDSLRQSWKRQKPVRNYSSYTDSEPEGSAVVSLNGGQIIMNNMARSRAPLPGFSSFV, encoded by the exons AACCACTTCAGGAGCCGCGCTTCACCAATCAACCGTCCAGCAGTGGCAACATACTTAGCGAGAATCGCACGAAGTTTCTGCAATGCCAAGCTAGAG GCAATCCTCAACCGAAGTACAAATGGTTCAAAAACGGGATGCCCCTAAACAACGAGCTCACCTCGGGGCCTTACTTCCGTATTCACAGTACCCGGCGGGAGGACGCCGGGGTGTATCATTGCGTCGCAACGAACGACGTGGGGTCTATATTCAGCGATCGTCTCGCCTTCGCCGTAGCCT ATATGGGGACGTTCGACGATCTCACGGAGAAAGTGGTGACCGTCGAGTCGGGTAGCGCCGCGATTCTGGAACTGCCCCCGATCGAGAGCCATCCCATTCCTGACGTAACGTGGTTCTCTTCGGACGGGACTCCTCTGTACGGTATAAAGTACGCCACGACCCACCACACGTTGATCATACTAAACGCTTCGGAAAACGACGAAGGCACCTACAG GGCGAAAGCTATTAACACTCAATTGGGCAAGGAGGAGATCAGTCCGTTTTTCAAACTGCAAGTCACCGGCGATCCGAACGCGGAGGTAGCCCCTACCATAATCGTCAAGCCGCAGGATACGCAGATAGTCAAAGATCAAGATGTCACGCACATAAATTGCATCGCGAACGCCAG ATCACTTCACGAGCTAAGAACCTTGTGGATGAAAGACGGCATTCCGATCGAGAACTCTAGAATATCGTACAGCTTTAACGATTCGTGGAATAGAACGCTCGCGTTGATCTCAGCCAACATAACTTACACGGGAATTTATTCCTGCCACGTGGACTTGCGAAGTGGCGGTTACCCGATTGTAAATGCGAGCGCTAAAATCGTTGTATATG aaaaaccGACATTTATAACAGAATTAAAAAGGGAAACCTTGAGCGATTACGGGTCCACGGTAACGTTACCGTGCGACGCTAATGGCGTGCCGTCTCCTACAATCACTTGGTTCCGTAATGCCGAACCTGTCGATCATTTACTAGGAACCAG ataTGTGATAGAGGAAGATGGCTCactgacaattaaaaaattaactatggATGACTCGGGGATGTTTCAGTGCCTCGCTTCCAACGAAGCCGGCGAATCGTCTAGTTATACCTGGCTAAAAGCGAAAA AAGGATTAAGAAGCAGATTGAGAAACAGAGTTGCCCGCTGGGCAGCTGGCTACAATGTAGTCAGAATTCGCCAGTCTGATCGCCGTTTTATGTTCTCTCAATATCCAAACA CATCTGGACCGATAATGGAGAACGGGCCACAGAATTTAACGGTGTTAGACGGCAAAGATGCGACTCTGAGTTGCAACGCGATCGCGGCACCTAAGCCAAATGCCACCTGGTATTATAACG ACATGATACCTGTGGAGATCGCCGGGAGAGTACAAGTTTTGGATAACGGCGATCTTTTAATTGCGGCAGTGAAATCCTACGACGCAGGAAAATATACTTGTATCCGTGCGAACGAAGCTGGCTCTGTCAACGGATCGGCATATTTGACCGTTATGG TTCGAACTCAAATTATCCAACCACCTGTTGATACATCTGTGCTTCTCGGGCGCACCGCCGAATTGCAATGCAAAGTCTCGAACGATCCTTCTGTCGTATACGATATGGCATGGTTTCACAATGGACA AGTAATAAACACGCAAGCGAGCCAAAGAGTGAAGATGCGATCGGACGGCACTCTCGAGATTGTCACCGTTCGAGCTTCCGACGTTGGTGAGTACACATGCTCTGTGGTATCACCGGGTGGCAATGAAACGCGATCTGCTCGTCTGAGCGTGATCGAGTTGCCTTTCCCACCGATCAACGTCGTGGCCACGCGGGTTGAAAGGATCTCGCCACGCACAATCAACGTCACGTGGGTGCCTGGCTTTGATGGCAACAGTCCtacgaaaaaatttatagttcagaGACGAGAAGTATCCGATCTGG GACCTATACACGATCCAATATTAAACTGGGTCACCGAACGCGATAATGTATCTGCGACTAGTCGATGGGTACTGTTGAATAATTTGAAAGCTGCGGCGTCTTATCAATTTCGTGTTAGCGCCGAGAATAGCGTCGGCGAAGGTCCATCATCAGCAGCTAGCAACATTGTCGTTTTACCTCAAGAAC cgcCAAGTGGTCCACCTATTGGCTTTGTTGGTTCAGCACGTTCGTCGTCGGAAATAATAACGCAATGGCAACCTCCGCTAGAAGAATACCGAAACGGCCATATATTAGGATATATACTGAGATACACGCTCTTCGGATACAATGACAGTCCGTGGACGATGCAAAATATCACCAACGAAGCACAAAGAAATTATCTCATTACAGATTTAATCACATGGAAGGACTATGAAGTGCAAATAGCAGCTTACAACGAGAAGGGCGTGGGTGTATATTCGAAGGGCTTGCAAATAAAAACCAGAGAAGGGg tcCCGGAAGCACCTCCAACAAACGTGAAAACGAAAGCAGTTAATTCAACGGCGGTGAAAGTTTGGTGGAAGCCACCGAATCCTCAGAAGATCAATGGGATTAATCAGGGATATAAATTGCAAGCCTGGATCGGCGGAAATTTTACAGAAGCGAATGAATACAAATCGATGACCGTGCCGCCGAGTTTGTTTGATCCGCTCGCTGAGCAGAACACTATTATGACAGGTTTAAGAAAATACACTCAATATAATATCACGGTGCTCTGCTTCACCGATCCAGGTGACGGTGAAAGGAGTTCACCCGTCGAAATTCGCACTCGCGAAGACG TACCTGAAGAAGTAGAGAATTTACAATTTGAAGATATCAGCGATCGTGCGTTAACTGTTAAGTGGAATCGTCCTAAAGAGATCAACGGAATATTGACACATTATCAACTGAAATACATGATTAAAGACATTCCGGATTCTTTGCGCGTCGAAAATTTCACGGCCGATGTGCTATCGACCAAAGTGGAGCATCTTCAG gcACTAACCCATTACAAATTTGAAGTAACCGCTTGGACATCAGTTGGACCTGGCAGAGCGAAAATAGCGACCATACAATCAGGCGTCGAACCGGTGCTTCCGGAACCACCCACAAAACTAGCCTTGTCCAACATTGACGCGTTCTCCATTGTATTGCAGTTCACACCAGGATTCGACGGAAACTCATCCATTACAAAGTGGACAGTAGAG GCACAAACGGCGCGAAACTCGACGTGGTATATTATCTACGAAGTGTCCGATCCTGATGCCAGTACAATCACAGTCGGTGGTTTGACTCCCTTTATGCAATACAAGCTCCGTTTGATCGCGAATAATGTTGTCGGTGCCTCGCAACCCTCCGAGCCAACTAAAGAGTTTCAGACGATTCAAGCACCACCCTCTCATCCTCCGAAAAACGTCACGGTCCGCGCAATGAGTGCAACCGAGTTACGCGTTAGATGGATC CCATTGCAGCAAATAGAATGGTACGGAAATCCGCGAGGATACAATGTCACTTATACGGAAGTGCGGTCGAACATCTCAAAGAGCAGTATTATCGAGGATCACACCGCGAATTCATACGTTTTGGAAAACATGGAGGAGTATGCCGATTACGAGATAGTAATGCAAGCGTTCAATGATGTTGGCTCTTCGATAGCGAGTCCAAAGGCCATTGAACGAACTCGTGAATCAG ttccTTCTCTGGGACCGATTAACGTAGAAGCAAACGCGACATCCTCTACGACTATCCTGGTGCGATGGGGCGACGTACCCGTGGAGCATCAAAATGGACAAATCGAGGGCTTTAAAGTGTACTACGGTGCAAATTCCAGATCAACCTTCCAATACAAGAATATTCCCAGTAACACCACTTTCACAACCACCTTAACGGAGCTTCGCAAGTTTGTCCAGTATCACGTCCAAGTTTTAGCCTACACGAGACTCGGCGATGGGGCGCTGAGCATTCCACCTGTGAGAGTCCAGACCTTTGATGATA cTCCCGGTTCACCGTCTAACGTATCCTTCCCCGATGTGAGTTTGACCACAGCCCGTATTATCTGGGACACACCAGAGGATCCCAACGGAGAGATTCTCGCATACAAAGTCATGTTTCATTTAAATAGCAGTCAAGATCGACAATTTTCTAAAGAATTTCCGGCGTCAGACAGAACGTTTAg AGCCACCGGACTTGAATCTGAGCAATACTACATGTTTTCCGTGACGGCACAAACAAGATTGGGTTGGGGTAAGACGGCTTACGCGCTAGTATTTACGACGAACAACAGAGAACGTCCTCAAGCGCCATCGGTACCACAAGTGAGCAAATCGCAGATTCAGAGTCGCCAGATAACATTTAGCTGGACGCCAGGCAGAGACGGTTTTGCTCCGTTAag ATATTACACGGTGCAACAGTCGGAGAATTCTGGACCATTCCAAATCATCCCAGAGAGAGTGGAACCCACATTGACGTCTTACACTGCTAACAATTTGAAACCTTACACGCACTATCAGTTTCGCATTCAAGCTACTAATGACATAGGTCCTTCAGAATGGAGCAATGAGTCAGCTCAAGTACAAACTCTGCCTGCAG CACCATCAAAAGGTGTCACCGGTTTGAAAGTTGTACCGATAACAACATCCAGTGTCGAAGTTCATTGGAACATGATCGACGAGGTATATTGGAGCGGTGATTATGAAACAGGTGGTTATCGTGTCGTTTATCAACCGGTGTCAGATTTTCCAACGCCTCTTCAGACAACGCCGAAAGAGGAGATTCTGGGAATTAAA GAAACTAAAATGGTTTTAAGCGACTTGACGGAGGACCGATATTATGAGATCGTAGTGCTGCCATTTAACTCGGAAGGCGAAGGCCCGCCGAGTCCACCGGTCACTGTGTATGTAGGCGAAGCGGTTCCTACGGGAGAGCCTCAATATTTAAAAGCCGAGCCAATCTCTTCCACCGAGGTTCTCTTGCGTTGGAAACCTCCCCAAGCGAATATGCAAAATGGCGATTTACTAGGATATAAG ATTTTTTACTTGGTAACTGACTCTCCTCAAACTTTGGAGAAAAAACAAGAAGAAGAGATAGAAGTTGTTCCAGCATCTTGTTTAACGCACAACTTAGTTTTTCTTGATAAGTATACGGAATATCGTATACAAGTTTTAGCATTTAATCCTGCTGGAGATGGTCCACGATCTCCACCAATTACTGCGAGAACGAAACAG GACATTCCAGGACCACcgtattatttgcaatttaacgAAATTACTATGACCAGCCTTCGCGTCTCTTGGAAACCGCCGAAGTTACGCAATGGCGAGATAGTTGGTTACATCGTCACATATGAAACGGCAGAGCAGAATGAtc GTTTCAGTAAACAAGTTAAACAAAAAGTGACAGAGACTAGTCTCCTTATCCAACCGCTGGAGGAGGAAGTAACGTACACCTTCATGGTTCGCGCGCAGACGATCGACTTCGGACCACCGATATCCGGCAATGTTACAACTGGTCCGCAAGAAGGTTCGCCGATGGAGCCCAGCAATCTCAGCGTGACCAAAACGGTTTCCAGCGTGGAACTACAGTGGACCAACGGAGCTTCCGGCAAAGGTCCTATACTCGGTTATTATATTGAGACTCGTCGTAAAG CGATGGAAGAATGGCAGCATT ACGATTCGCGCTGGCAGACAATAATTCGTACTAGCAATGGACCACTGACGGAGTATACTGTGTCTTATCAAAACTTACTACCGTCCACGTCGTACTTGTTCAGAGTAATATCGTACAATCGTTATGGAATCAGTTATCCAGCGTATTCCACCGAAACT ATCTTAACACCATCGAAATTGTACTTGGAATACGCATACCTGCAACACAGGCCGTTTTACAGGCAGACCTGGTTCATGGTCACTTTAGCCGCtgtatcaattataattatcattatggTCATAGCAATATTATGCGTAAAGAGTAAAAGCTACAAATATAAAC AAGAGGCACAAAAGACTCTAGAGGAATCGATGGCGATGGATGCAGACGACAGACAGGAATCGGATCTGGAATTATACAGATCACGCCAGGGCACAGGCGGTGCCATTAATACAGCAAGTGGTACTTTGGGTAAGAGAAACACATTAGCCCGGAAGGCGATGCATCCTCCACCACCCACAATGCTAGGCAAATCGCCTCCCAGGCCTTCTCCAGCGTCTGTCGCCTATCATAGCGACGAGGAGAGCCTCAAGGGATATGATGAGAATCCCGACGACAGCAGCGTCACGGAGAAGCCCTCCGAAATTAGTTCCACTGATTCCCAG GGCTCTGAGAGCGAGAACGAGAGTGTACAGTCCGATCCGCATTCCTTCGTGAATCACTACGCGAACGTGAATGACTCGTTAAGGCAGTCGTGGAAAAGGCAGAAACCCGTCCGGAATTATTCGTCGTATACGGATTCTGAGCCGGAAGGCAGTGCGGTTGTCAGTCTGAACGGCGGTCAGATCATCATGAACAACATGGCCAGATCGAGAGCGCCGTTGCCAGGTTTCTCGTCGTTCGTATAA